In Papaver somniferum cultivar HN1 unplaced genomic scaffold, ASM357369v1 unplaced-scaffold_114, whole genome shotgun sequence, a genomic segment contains:
- the LOC113328851 gene encoding uncharacterized protein LOC113328851, giving the protein MTWSHTRIKIPRNREAGDILLWNDYFSDNPTYPANIFRRRFRMRRELFNRILADVVSRNPYFAQKRDACGILGLSPHQKVTAAIRMLAYGCAADAIDEYLRIGETTVLEATRRFCKTIVVLYGKEYLRSPTAESGVYTAYKGSESIVLEAVVSHDLWFWHAFFGMPGSCNDINVMNRSYIFRKLINGKTPPVNFEVNGHAYDMGYYLGDGIYPQIATIVMAIKQPDTPKKYKFSSMQEGARKDVERGFGVLQQQFAIVKQPARMWNPDVLAYIMKTVIILHNMIVEDERLPGDWPHEYDSRSRSAPVNISRVGTEELSRMRAAHRRHAIHNKETHFRLRQDLIEHIWSNFGDNY; this is encoded by the exons ATGACATGGTCTCATACTCGTATAAAAATACCAAGAAATCGTGAAGCCGGAGATATACTTCTCTGGAATGACTACTTTTCTGACAACCCCACCTACCCAGCTAACATATTTCGTAGGAGATTCAGAATGCGGCGAGAATTGTTCAACCGAATATTGGCAGATGTGGTGTCTAGAAATCCTTATTTTGCTCAAAAAAGAGATGCTTGTGGCATTCTTGGATTATCCCCTCATCAGAAAGTAACTGCAGCAATCcgaatgttagcttatggatgtgcAGCAGATGCAATAGATGAGTATTTACGCATTGGAGAAACCACCGTTTTAGAAGCAACCCGTCGGTTTTGCAAGACGATTGTGGTAttatatgggaaagaatatttacgCTCACCAACTGCGG AATCAGGAgtatacaccgcgtataaagggagtgaAAGTATTGTGCTAGAGGCAGTGGTGTCACATGATCTCTGGTTTTGGCATGcgttttttggtatgcccggctcCTGCAATGATATTAATGTAATGAATCGTTCTTATATTTTTCGAAAACTTATCAACGGGAAAACACCACCGGTGAACTTTGAAGTAAACGGGCATGCATATGATATGGGATATTATCTCGGTGATGGCATTTATCCACAGATTGCTACTATTGTGATGGCCATTAAACAACCAGATACAccgaaaaaatataaattttcatcgatgcaagagggagCACGGAAAGATGTAGAGCGTGGATTTGGTGTACTGCAACAACAATTTGCCATTGTCAAACAACCTGCACGAATGTGGAACccggatgtgcttgcctatataatGAAAACGGTTATtattttacataatatgatagtggaGGATGAGCGTCTTCCCGGTGATTGGCCACATGAATATGACTCACGTAGCAGGTCGGCACCGGTGAATATATCGAGGGTAGGTACTGAGGAACTTTCCAGAATGAGAGCTGCACATCGGCGTCATGCTATACACAATAAAGAAACACATTTTCGCTTGCGTCAAGATTTAATCGAACACATATGGTCAAATTTTGGAGATAATTATTAA